A region of Bombus huntii isolate Logan2020A chromosome 15, iyBomHunt1.1, whole genome shotgun sequence DNA encodes the following proteins:
- the LOC126873913 gene encoding peroxidase-like isoform X2, producing MGVDVFTFLYENLRVDHFKKSYLAGGLMAGSVATLAILWVSLQTMGFLGNSHAIGAYKLPMSVQNYLASYTGILSGLPMSNDPYEGGVVDTGRFHNRRYPHIDEAVLNNSITFAQSLIDRMSTLERNIANAGVELMAHTPAGKQFLDSYPSEDAFERGLDAIVAMKASSYLLHQNCRRFGLEKDDCARYISTLSLQGTPLDSACPTLRHPICDLTAKYRSIDGACNNVENPSWGSAMTAYTRILFPQYFDGIQEPRRMGQTRKPLPGARSVSVALSTPNDQSDVSRTLTVVQWTQFITNDISYTPMRKMVSSGKPISCCRSDGNALSPRYMHPDCSAIIVPDRDPVYGQHYVRCMNYVRSLPVLKSDCTFGPIEQMNQASHFLDGSTIYGSTLKKSRELREFEGGRLRVHRGNDHDFLPIAENSSECKNGCYDSGDNRVNTHPQLAAIHTIWHREHNRIARKLAELNPHWSDETLYQEARRIVIAEIQHITYKEWLPILLGKRYTRAIGLAVGNSYSRNYNSEDEPAVSNEVATAALRFMNSLLQGKISLTDNKRQINKTVSLAEYFYKPNIIESHEIFDGLLRGMATQSSQKMDISIIEDVTSKLFATNQDSLGLDAISLDIQRGRDHGLPGYNHYRKYCGLPAAKSFDDFLDYIPMEMTKKLRTIYAHPDDVDLIIGGMAERPTEDGLLGVTFRCLISEQFSRTRRTDRYFYDSANQPQPFTVEQLAEIRNVTLARIFCDNGNNITEMQPNVFLRPQAGNELRSCTMFEAIPSVDLFAWAERAKAYR from the exons CTGGAGGACTAATGGCGGGTTCCGTGGCTACCTTGGCGATTCTCTGGGTCTCTCTGCAAACCATGGGATTCCTTGGGAATTCGCACGCGATCGGTGCCTATAAATTGCCGATGTCTGTGCAGAACTACCTTGCCAGTTACACAG GTATCCTTTCAGGTTTGCCGATGTCGAACGACCCTTACGAGGGCGGCGTCGTAGACACAGGTCGTTTCCATAATCGACGTTACCCTCACATTGACGAGGCGGTCTTGAACAACTCGATCACTTTCGCGCAAAGCTTGATCGATCGTATGAGCACCCTCGAAAGGAATATCGCGAATGCTGGCGTCGAATTGATGGCTCACACGCCGGCTGGAAAACAATTCCTTGATTCATATCCTTCCGAGGATGCTTTCGAGAGAGGCCTCGACGCCATTGTGGCGATGAAAGCTTCGTCCTATCTCCTTCATCAGAACTGTCGCAG ATTTGGTTTGGAGAAAGATGATTGCGCTCGTTACATATCAACGCTGTCGCTTCAGGGGACTCCGTTGGACTCAGCTTGTCCGACGTTGCGACACCCGATTTGCGATCTCACGGCCAAGTACCGAAGCATCGACGGTGCTTGCAACAACGTCGAAAATCCAAGCTGGGGTAGTGCGATGACCGCGTACACCAGAATTCTCTTCCCCCAATATTTTGATG GAATTCAAGAACCGAGACGCATGGGACAAACGAGAAAGCCGCTGCCAGGTGCTAGAAGCGTAAGCGTGGCTTTATCCACACCCAACGATCAATCGGATGTCAGCAGAACGTTGACGGTCGTACAATGGACGCAATTTATCACGAATGATATTTCGTATACTCCAATGCGTAAGATGG TATCGTCGGGAAAACCGATCTCATGCTGTCGATCAGACGGGAATGCCTTGTCTCCTCGATACATGCATCCTGATTGTTCTGCGATTATAGTACCTGATCGAGATCCCGTCTATGGCCAACATTACGTACGATGCATGAATTACGTGCGATCGTTGCCGGTCCTTAAGTCAGACTGTACTTTCGGACCTATAGAACAG ATGAATCAAGCGAGTCACTTCTTGGATGGTTCTACGATCTATGGTTCTACGTTGAAGAAATCTCGCGAGCTTCGTGAGTTCGAAGGAGGTCGGCTGCGCGTTCACAGGGGCAACGACCACGATTTCTTGCCAattgctgaaaactcttcagAATGCAAGAATGGGTGTTACGATTCTG GTGATAATCGTGTAAATACGCATCCACAACTGGCTGCGATACACACTATCTGGCACCGTGAACACAACAGAATCGCCAGAAAGCTCGCCGAGCTGAATCCTCACTGGTCAGATGAGACGCTGTATCAGGAAGCCAGGCGTATAGTAATTGCTGAAATTCAGCATATCACGTATAAAGAGTGGCTGCCGATATTACTGGGCAAGAGATACACTCGGGCGATTGGTCTCGCCGTTGGAAATAGCTACAGCCGTAACTACAACTCCGAGGATGAGCCAGCAGTCAGTAACGAAGTCGCGACAGCAGCTCTGCGTTTTATGAATTCCTTGTTACAAGGAAAGATTAG CTTGACAGACAATAAACGTCAGATCAACAAAACAGTTTCATTGgcggaatatttttataaaccaAATATAATCGAGTCGCATGAAATATTCGATGGTTTACTGCGTGGTATGGCTACACAGTCCAGTCAGAAGATGGATATCAGCATAATTGAAGAC GTAACAAGCAAACTGTTCGCTACAAATCAGGACAGCCTAGGTTTAGATGCTATCAGCTTGGATATTCAGCGTGGCCGTGATCACGGTTTACCCGGATATAATCATTACCGCAAATATTGCGGCCTTCCAGCTGCGAAGAGTTTCGATGATTTCCTAGACTACATTCCAATGGAG ATGACGAAGAAATTGCGCACAATTTACGCCCATCCAGATGACGTTGATCTTATCATTGGTGGTATGGCTGAGAGACCAACGGAGGACGGATTATTAGGTGTAACTTTCCGCTGTTTGATCTCCGAACAATTTTCCAGAACTCGTCGCACCGACAGATATTTCTACGATTCTGCAAATCAGCCACAACCTTTCACAGTTG AACAATTGGCAGAAATACGCAATGTAACATTAGCAAgaatattctgcgataatggTAACAACATCACAGAAATGCAACCGAATGTATTCCTCCGACCACAAGCAGG AAACGAGTTGAGGTCCTGTACGATGTTTGAAGCGATCCCCAGCGTGGACTTATTTGCCTGGGCAGAAAGAGCCAAGGCTTATCGTTGA
- the LOC126873913 gene encoding peroxidase-like isoform X3: protein MFLVVPADNNRWAYTMHGLEKPMDHVSAGGLMAGSVATLAILWVSLQTMGFLGNSHAIGAYKLPMSVQNYLASYTGLPMSNDPYEGGVVDTGRFHNRRYPHIDEAVLNNSITFAQSLIDRMSTLERNIANAGVELMAHTPAGKQFLDSYPSEDAFERGLDAIVAMKASSYLLHQNCRRFGLEKDDCARYISTLSLQGTPLDSACPTLRHPICDLTAKYRSIDGACNNVENPSWGSAMTAYTRILFPQYFDGIQEPRRMGQTRKPLPGARSVSVALSTPNDQSDVSRTLTVVQWTQFITNDISYTPMRKMVSSGKPISCCRSDGNALSPRYMHPDCSAIIVPDRDPVYGQHYVRCMNYVRSLPVLKSDCTFGPIEQMNQASHFLDGSTIYGSTLKKSRELREFEGGRLRVHRGNDHDFLPIAENSSECKNGCYDSGDNRVNTHPQLAAIHTIWHREHNRIARKLAELNPHWSDETLYQEARRIVIAEIQHITYKEWLPILLGKRYTRAIGLAVGNSYSRNYNSEDEPAVSNEVATAALRFMNSLLQGKISLTDNKRQINKTVSLAEYFYKPNIIESHEIFDGLLRGMATQSSQKMDISIIEDVTSKLFATNQDSLGLDAISLDIQRGRDHGLPGYNHYRKYCGLPAAKSFDDFLDYIPMEMTKKLRTIYAHPDDVDLIIGGMAERPTEDGLLGVTFRCLISEQFSRTRRTDRYFYDSANQPQPFTVEQLAEIRNVTLARIFCDNGNNITEMQPNVFLRPQAGNELRSCTMFEAIPSVDLFAWAERAKAYR from the exons CTGGAGGACTAATGGCGGGTTCCGTGGCTACCTTGGCGATTCTCTGGGTCTCTCTGCAAACCATGGGATTCCTTGGGAATTCGCACGCGATCGGTGCCTATAAATTGCCGATGTCTGTGCAGAACTACCTTGCCAGTTACACAG GTTTGCCGATGTCGAACGACCCTTACGAGGGCGGCGTCGTAGACACAGGTCGTTTCCATAATCGACGTTACCCTCACATTGACGAGGCGGTCTTGAACAACTCGATCACTTTCGCGCAAAGCTTGATCGATCGTATGAGCACCCTCGAAAGGAATATCGCGAATGCTGGCGTCGAATTGATGGCTCACACGCCGGCTGGAAAACAATTCCTTGATTCATATCCTTCCGAGGATGCTTTCGAGAGAGGCCTCGACGCCATTGTGGCGATGAAAGCTTCGTCCTATCTCCTTCATCAGAACTGTCGCAG ATTTGGTTTGGAGAAAGATGATTGCGCTCGTTACATATCAACGCTGTCGCTTCAGGGGACTCCGTTGGACTCAGCTTGTCCGACGTTGCGACACCCGATTTGCGATCTCACGGCCAAGTACCGAAGCATCGACGGTGCTTGCAACAACGTCGAAAATCCAAGCTGGGGTAGTGCGATGACCGCGTACACCAGAATTCTCTTCCCCCAATATTTTGATG GAATTCAAGAACCGAGACGCATGGGACAAACGAGAAAGCCGCTGCCAGGTGCTAGAAGCGTAAGCGTGGCTTTATCCACACCCAACGATCAATCGGATGTCAGCAGAACGTTGACGGTCGTACAATGGACGCAATTTATCACGAATGATATTTCGTATACTCCAATGCGTAAGATGG TATCGTCGGGAAAACCGATCTCATGCTGTCGATCAGACGGGAATGCCTTGTCTCCTCGATACATGCATCCTGATTGTTCTGCGATTATAGTACCTGATCGAGATCCCGTCTATGGCCAACATTACGTACGATGCATGAATTACGTGCGATCGTTGCCGGTCCTTAAGTCAGACTGTACTTTCGGACCTATAGAACAG ATGAATCAAGCGAGTCACTTCTTGGATGGTTCTACGATCTATGGTTCTACGTTGAAGAAATCTCGCGAGCTTCGTGAGTTCGAAGGAGGTCGGCTGCGCGTTCACAGGGGCAACGACCACGATTTCTTGCCAattgctgaaaactcttcagAATGCAAGAATGGGTGTTACGATTCTG GTGATAATCGTGTAAATACGCATCCACAACTGGCTGCGATACACACTATCTGGCACCGTGAACACAACAGAATCGCCAGAAAGCTCGCCGAGCTGAATCCTCACTGGTCAGATGAGACGCTGTATCAGGAAGCCAGGCGTATAGTAATTGCTGAAATTCAGCATATCACGTATAAAGAGTGGCTGCCGATATTACTGGGCAAGAGATACACTCGGGCGATTGGTCTCGCCGTTGGAAATAGCTACAGCCGTAACTACAACTCCGAGGATGAGCCAGCAGTCAGTAACGAAGTCGCGACAGCAGCTCTGCGTTTTATGAATTCCTTGTTACAAGGAAAGATTAG CTTGACAGACAATAAACGTCAGATCAACAAAACAGTTTCATTGgcggaatatttttataaaccaAATATAATCGAGTCGCATGAAATATTCGATGGTTTACTGCGTGGTATGGCTACACAGTCCAGTCAGAAGATGGATATCAGCATAATTGAAGAC GTAACAAGCAAACTGTTCGCTACAAATCAGGACAGCCTAGGTTTAGATGCTATCAGCTTGGATATTCAGCGTGGCCGTGATCACGGTTTACCCGGATATAATCATTACCGCAAATATTGCGGCCTTCCAGCTGCGAAGAGTTTCGATGATTTCCTAGACTACATTCCAATGGAG ATGACGAAGAAATTGCGCACAATTTACGCCCATCCAGATGACGTTGATCTTATCATTGGTGGTATGGCTGAGAGACCAACGGAGGACGGATTATTAGGTGTAACTTTCCGCTGTTTGATCTCCGAACAATTTTCCAGAACTCGTCGCACCGACAGATATTTCTACGATTCTGCAAATCAGCCACAACCTTTCACAGTTG AACAATTGGCAGAAATACGCAATGTAACATTAGCAAgaatattctgcgataatggTAACAACATCACAGAAATGCAACCGAATGTATTCCTCCGACCACAAGCAGG AAACGAGTTGAGGTCCTGTACGATGTTTGAAGCGATCCCCAGCGTGGACTTATTTGCCTGGGCAGAAAGAGCCAAGGCTTATCGTTGA
- the LOC126873913 gene encoding peroxidase-like isoform X4, with translation MAGSVATLAILWVSLQTMGFLGNSHAIGAYKLPMSVQNYLASYTGILSGLPMSNDPYEGGVVDTGRFHNRRYPHIDEAVLNNSITFAQSLIDRMSTLERNIANAGVELMAHTPAGKQFLDSYPSEDAFERGLDAIVAMKASSYLLHQNCRRFGLEKDDCARYISTLSLQGTPLDSACPTLRHPICDLTAKYRSIDGACNNVENPSWGSAMTAYTRILFPQYFDGIQEPRRMGQTRKPLPGARSVSVALSTPNDQSDVSRTLTVVQWTQFITNDISYTPMRKMVSSGKPISCCRSDGNALSPRYMHPDCSAIIVPDRDPVYGQHYVRCMNYVRSLPVLKSDCTFGPIEQMNQASHFLDGSTIYGSTLKKSRELREFEGGRLRVHRGNDHDFLPIAENSSECKNGCYDSGDNRVNTHPQLAAIHTIWHREHNRIARKLAELNPHWSDETLYQEARRIVIAEIQHITYKEWLPILLGKRYTRAIGLAVGNSYSRNYNSEDEPAVSNEVATAALRFMNSLLQGKISLTDNKRQINKTVSLAEYFYKPNIIESHEIFDGLLRGMATQSSQKMDISIIEDVTSKLFATNQDSLGLDAISLDIQRGRDHGLPGYNHYRKYCGLPAAKSFDDFLDYIPMEMTKKLRTIYAHPDDVDLIIGGMAERPTEDGLLGVTFRCLISEQFSRTRRTDRYFYDSANQPQPFTVEQLAEIRNVTLARIFCDNGNNITEMQPNVFLRPQAGNELRSCTMFEAIPSVDLFAWAERAKAYR, from the exons ATGGCGGGTTCCGTGGCTACCTTGGCGATTCTCTGGGTCTCTCTGCAAACCATGGGATTCCTTGGGAATTCGCACGCGATCGGTGCCTATAAATTGCCGATGTCTGTGCAGAACTACCTTGCCAGTTACACAG GTATCCTTTCAGGTTTGCCGATGTCGAACGACCCTTACGAGGGCGGCGTCGTAGACACAGGTCGTTTCCATAATCGACGTTACCCTCACATTGACGAGGCGGTCTTGAACAACTCGATCACTTTCGCGCAAAGCTTGATCGATCGTATGAGCACCCTCGAAAGGAATATCGCGAATGCTGGCGTCGAATTGATGGCTCACACGCCGGCTGGAAAACAATTCCTTGATTCATATCCTTCCGAGGATGCTTTCGAGAGAGGCCTCGACGCCATTGTGGCGATGAAAGCTTCGTCCTATCTCCTTCATCAGAACTGTCGCAG ATTTGGTTTGGAGAAAGATGATTGCGCTCGTTACATATCAACGCTGTCGCTTCAGGGGACTCCGTTGGACTCAGCTTGTCCGACGTTGCGACACCCGATTTGCGATCTCACGGCCAAGTACCGAAGCATCGACGGTGCTTGCAACAACGTCGAAAATCCAAGCTGGGGTAGTGCGATGACCGCGTACACCAGAATTCTCTTCCCCCAATATTTTGATG GAATTCAAGAACCGAGACGCATGGGACAAACGAGAAAGCCGCTGCCAGGTGCTAGAAGCGTAAGCGTGGCTTTATCCACACCCAACGATCAATCGGATGTCAGCAGAACGTTGACGGTCGTACAATGGACGCAATTTATCACGAATGATATTTCGTATACTCCAATGCGTAAGATGG TATCGTCGGGAAAACCGATCTCATGCTGTCGATCAGACGGGAATGCCTTGTCTCCTCGATACATGCATCCTGATTGTTCTGCGATTATAGTACCTGATCGAGATCCCGTCTATGGCCAACATTACGTACGATGCATGAATTACGTGCGATCGTTGCCGGTCCTTAAGTCAGACTGTACTTTCGGACCTATAGAACAG ATGAATCAAGCGAGTCACTTCTTGGATGGTTCTACGATCTATGGTTCTACGTTGAAGAAATCTCGCGAGCTTCGTGAGTTCGAAGGAGGTCGGCTGCGCGTTCACAGGGGCAACGACCACGATTTCTTGCCAattgctgaaaactcttcagAATGCAAGAATGGGTGTTACGATTCTG GTGATAATCGTGTAAATACGCATCCACAACTGGCTGCGATACACACTATCTGGCACCGTGAACACAACAGAATCGCCAGAAAGCTCGCCGAGCTGAATCCTCACTGGTCAGATGAGACGCTGTATCAGGAAGCCAGGCGTATAGTAATTGCTGAAATTCAGCATATCACGTATAAAGAGTGGCTGCCGATATTACTGGGCAAGAGATACACTCGGGCGATTGGTCTCGCCGTTGGAAATAGCTACAGCCGTAACTACAACTCCGAGGATGAGCCAGCAGTCAGTAACGAAGTCGCGACAGCAGCTCTGCGTTTTATGAATTCCTTGTTACAAGGAAAGATTAG CTTGACAGACAATAAACGTCAGATCAACAAAACAGTTTCATTGgcggaatatttttataaaccaAATATAATCGAGTCGCATGAAATATTCGATGGTTTACTGCGTGGTATGGCTACACAGTCCAGTCAGAAGATGGATATCAGCATAATTGAAGAC GTAACAAGCAAACTGTTCGCTACAAATCAGGACAGCCTAGGTTTAGATGCTATCAGCTTGGATATTCAGCGTGGCCGTGATCACGGTTTACCCGGATATAATCATTACCGCAAATATTGCGGCCTTCCAGCTGCGAAGAGTTTCGATGATTTCCTAGACTACATTCCAATGGAG ATGACGAAGAAATTGCGCACAATTTACGCCCATCCAGATGACGTTGATCTTATCATTGGTGGTATGGCTGAGAGACCAACGGAGGACGGATTATTAGGTGTAACTTTCCGCTGTTTGATCTCCGAACAATTTTCCAGAACTCGTCGCACCGACAGATATTTCTACGATTCTGCAAATCAGCCACAACCTTTCACAGTTG AACAATTGGCAGAAATACGCAATGTAACATTAGCAAgaatattctgcgataatggTAACAACATCACAGAAATGCAACCGAATGTATTCCTCCGACCACAAGCAGG AAACGAGTTGAGGTCCTGTACGATGTTTGAAGCGATCCCCAGCGTGGACTTATTTGCCTGGGCAGAAAGAGCCAAGGCTTATCGTTGA
- the LOC126873913 gene encoding peroxidase-like isoform X1, translating to MFLVVPADNNRWAYTMHGLEKPMDHVSAGGLMAGSVATLAILWVSLQTMGFLGNSHAIGAYKLPMSVQNYLASYTGILSGLPMSNDPYEGGVVDTGRFHNRRYPHIDEAVLNNSITFAQSLIDRMSTLERNIANAGVELMAHTPAGKQFLDSYPSEDAFERGLDAIVAMKASSYLLHQNCRRFGLEKDDCARYISTLSLQGTPLDSACPTLRHPICDLTAKYRSIDGACNNVENPSWGSAMTAYTRILFPQYFDGIQEPRRMGQTRKPLPGARSVSVALSTPNDQSDVSRTLTVVQWTQFITNDISYTPMRKMVSSGKPISCCRSDGNALSPRYMHPDCSAIIVPDRDPVYGQHYVRCMNYVRSLPVLKSDCTFGPIEQMNQASHFLDGSTIYGSTLKKSRELREFEGGRLRVHRGNDHDFLPIAENSSECKNGCYDSGDNRVNTHPQLAAIHTIWHREHNRIARKLAELNPHWSDETLYQEARRIVIAEIQHITYKEWLPILLGKRYTRAIGLAVGNSYSRNYNSEDEPAVSNEVATAALRFMNSLLQGKISLTDNKRQINKTVSLAEYFYKPNIIESHEIFDGLLRGMATQSSQKMDISIIEDVTSKLFATNQDSLGLDAISLDIQRGRDHGLPGYNHYRKYCGLPAAKSFDDFLDYIPMEMTKKLRTIYAHPDDVDLIIGGMAERPTEDGLLGVTFRCLISEQFSRTRRTDRYFYDSANQPQPFTVEQLAEIRNVTLARIFCDNGNNITEMQPNVFLRPQAGNELRSCTMFEAIPSVDLFAWAERAKAYR from the exons CTGGAGGACTAATGGCGGGTTCCGTGGCTACCTTGGCGATTCTCTGGGTCTCTCTGCAAACCATGGGATTCCTTGGGAATTCGCACGCGATCGGTGCCTATAAATTGCCGATGTCTGTGCAGAACTACCTTGCCAGTTACACAG GTATCCTTTCAGGTTTGCCGATGTCGAACGACCCTTACGAGGGCGGCGTCGTAGACACAGGTCGTTTCCATAATCGACGTTACCCTCACATTGACGAGGCGGTCTTGAACAACTCGATCACTTTCGCGCAAAGCTTGATCGATCGTATGAGCACCCTCGAAAGGAATATCGCGAATGCTGGCGTCGAATTGATGGCTCACACGCCGGCTGGAAAACAATTCCTTGATTCATATCCTTCCGAGGATGCTTTCGAGAGAGGCCTCGACGCCATTGTGGCGATGAAAGCTTCGTCCTATCTCCTTCATCAGAACTGTCGCAG ATTTGGTTTGGAGAAAGATGATTGCGCTCGTTACATATCAACGCTGTCGCTTCAGGGGACTCCGTTGGACTCAGCTTGTCCGACGTTGCGACACCCGATTTGCGATCTCACGGCCAAGTACCGAAGCATCGACGGTGCTTGCAACAACGTCGAAAATCCAAGCTGGGGTAGTGCGATGACCGCGTACACCAGAATTCTCTTCCCCCAATATTTTGATG GAATTCAAGAACCGAGACGCATGGGACAAACGAGAAAGCCGCTGCCAGGTGCTAGAAGCGTAAGCGTGGCTTTATCCACACCCAACGATCAATCGGATGTCAGCAGAACGTTGACGGTCGTACAATGGACGCAATTTATCACGAATGATATTTCGTATACTCCAATGCGTAAGATGG TATCGTCGGGAAAACCGATCTCATGCTGTCGATCAGACGGGAATGCCTTGTCTCCTCGATACATGCATCCTGATTGTTCTGCGATTATAGTACCTGATCGAGATCCCGTCTATGGCCAACATTACGTACGATGCATGAATTACGTGCGATCGTTGCCGGTCCTTAAGTCAGACTGTACTTTCGGACCTATAGAACAG ATGAATCAAGCGAGTCACTTCTTGGATGGTTCTACGATCTATGGTTCTACGTTGAAGAAATCTCGCGAGCTTCGTGAGTTCGAAGGAGGTCGGCTGCGCGTTCACAGGGGCAACGACCACGATTTCTTGCCAattgctgaaaactcttcagAATGCAAGAATGGGTGTTACGATTCTG GTGATAATCGTGTAAATACGCATCCACAACTGGCTGCGATACACACTATCTGGCACCGTGAACACAACAGAATCGCCAGAAAGCTCGCCGAGCTGAATCCTCACTGGTCAGATGAGACGCTGTATCAGGAAGCCAGGCGTATAGTAATTGCTGAAATTCAGCATATCACGTATAAAGAGTGGCTGCCGATATTACTGGGCAAGAGATACACTCGGGCGATTGGTCTCGCCGTTGGAAATAGCTACAGCCGTAACTACAACTCCGAGGATGAGCCAGCAGTCAGTAACGAAGTCGCGACAGCAGCTCTGCGTTTTATGAATTCCTTGTTACAAGGAAAGATTAG CTTGACAGACAATAAACGTCAGATCAACAAAACAGTTTCATTGgcggaatatttttataaaccaAATATAATCGAGTCGCATGAAATATTCGATGGTTTACTGCGTGGTATGGCTACACAGTCCAGTCAGAAGATGGATATCAGCATAATTGAAGAC GTAACAAGCAAACTGTTCGCTACAAATCAGGACAGCCTAGGTTTAGATGCTATCAGCTTGGATATTCAGCGTGGCCGTGATCACGGTTTACCCGGATATAATCATTACCGCAAATATTGCGGCCTTCCAGCTGCGAAGAGTTTCGATGATTTCCTAGACTACATTCCAATGGAG ATGACGAAGAAATTGCGCACAATTTACGCCCATCCAGATGACGTTGATCTTATCATTGGTGGTATGGCTGAGAGACCAACGGAGGACGGATTATTAGGTGTAACTTTCCGCTGTTTGATCTCCGAACAATTTTCCAGAACTCGTCGCACCGACAGATATTTCTACGATTCTGCAAATCAGCCACAACCTTTCACAGTTG AACAATTGGCAGAAATACGCAATGTAACATTAGCAAgaatattctgcgataatggTAACAACATCACAGAAATGCAACCGAATGTATTCCTCCGACCACAAGCAGG AAACGAGTTGAGGTCCTGTACGATGTTTGAAGCGATCCCCAGCGTGGACTTATTTGCCTGGGCAGAAAGAGCCAAGGCTTATCGTTGA